The following coding sequences lie in one Streptococcus suis genomic window:
- the accC gene encoding acetyl-CoA carboxylase biotin carboxylase subunit: MFEKILIANRGEIAVRIIRAARELGIATVAVYSEADKEALHTMLADEAVCIGPARSTDSYLNMQAVISAAVVTGAQAIHPGFGFLSENSKFAILCEEVGIKFIGPSGTVMDTMGDKINARAEMIKAQVPVIPGSDGEVLTSQEALAIAEKIGYPVMLKASAGGGGKGIRKVEKAEDLVPAFESASSEAKAAFGNGAMYMERVVYPARHIEVQILADQHGHVIHLGERDCSLQRNNQKVLEEAPSIAIGQTMRDRIGQAAVRAAQSVGYENAGTIEFLLDEAKGEFYFMEMNTRVQVEHPVTEFVTGVDIVKEQIKIAAGQELSVRQEDVKITGHAIECRINAENPTFNFAPSPGKISNLYLPSGGVGLRVDSAVYPGYTIPPYYDSMIAKVIVHGENRFEALMKMQRALYELEIDGVVTNTDFQLDLISDKRVVAGDYDTAYLMEEFLPRYQAEL; the protein is encoded by the coding sequence ATGTTTGAGAAGATTTTGATTGCCAATCGTGGTGAGATTGCGGTGCGGATTATTCGTGCGGCCAGAGAGTTGGGGATTGCGACGGTGGCTGTCTATTCAGAGGCTGACAAGGAAGCCCTCCACACCATGTTGGCAGATGAGGCTGTCTGTATCGGCCCAGCCCGTTCGACAGACTCCTATCTCAATATGCAGGCGGTCATCTCGGCGGCAGTTGTGACAGGTGCTCAGGCTATTCATCCTGGCTTTGGCTTTTTGAGTGAAAACTCCAAATTCGCCATCCTTTGTGAAGAGGTCGGTATCAAATTTATCGGCCCTTCTGGGACAGTCATGGATACCATGGGCGACAAAATCAATGCACGGGCAGAGATGATTAAGGCTCAAGTGCCTGTTATTCCTGGGTCAGACGGCGAAGTTTTGACCAGCCAAGAAGCTCTTGCAATTGCTGAAAAGATTGGCTACCCTGTCATGCTCAAGGCATCGGCAGGTGGTGGTGGCAAGGGGATTCGTAAGGTTGAAAAAGCCGAAGACCTAGTGCCTGCCTTTGAATCAGCTTCCAGCGAGGCCAAGGCAGCTTTTGGTAACGGAGCCATGTATATGGAGCGAGTTGTCTATCCCGCCCGCCACATCGAAGTACAGATTTTGGCGGATCAGCACGGTCATGTCATTCATCTGGGAGAACGGGATTGTTCCCTTCAACGCAACAATCAGAAGGTCTTGGAAGAAGCTCCGTCTATCGCTATTGGTCAGACCATGCGGGACCGTATCGGTCAAGCAGCAGTGCGGGCAGCCCAGTCTGTTGGCTATGAAAATGCGGGGACTATTGAGTTCCTCTTGGACGAAGCCAAGGGCGAATTTTACTTCATGGAAATGAACACACGGGTGCAGGTGGAACATCCTGTTACCGAATTTGTTACCGGTGTGGATATTGTCAAGGAGCAAATCAAGATTGCGGCTGGTCAGGAACTCAGTGTCCGCCAAGAAGATGTGAAGATTACTGGTCATGCCATTGAATGCCGCATCAATGCTGAAAATCCAACCTTTAACTTCGCCCCAAGTCCAGGTAAGATTTCCAATCTCTACCTGCCAAGTGGGGGAGTCGGTCTGCGTGTAGACTCAGCTGTTTACCCAGGTTACACCATTCCGCCATATTATGATTCGATGATTGCTAAGGTTATTGTGCATGGGGAAAATCGTTTTGAAGCTCTGATGAAGATGCAGCGAGCTCTCTATGAATTGGAAATTGACGGAGTGGTGACCAATACAGACTTCCAGCTGGACTTGATTTCCGACAAGCGAGTGGTGGCAGGTGACTACGATACTGCCTACCTCATGGAAGAATTTTTACCTCGCTATCAAGCAGAATTATAG
- a CDS encoding acetyl-CoA carboxylase biotin carboxyl carrier protein, translated as MNITEIKDLMSQFDQSSLREFSYSNAGETLHFSKNQQVTAAPSPTVEAPLVPVVAASPATVQAVETSEQAPVEVSSSSVAEGAVVESPLVGVAYLSPAPDKPAFVAVGDTVKKGQTLMIIEAMKVMNEVPADRDGVVTEILVANQDVVEFGQGLVRIK; from the coding sequence GTGAATATTACAGAAATAAAGGACTTGATGAGTCAATTTGACCAGTCAAGTTTGCGAGAATTTTCATATAGCAATGCTGGGGAGACCTTGCATTTCAGTAAAAACCAGCAGGTGACAGCGGCTCCGAGTCCAACAGTAGAAGCTCCGCTTGTTCCGGTAGTTGCAGCAAGTCCAGCTACTGTACAGGCAGTTGAAACCAGTGAGCAAGCTCCAGTAGAAGTTAGCTCAAGCTCTGTAGCGGAGGGTGCGGTAGTGGAAAGTCCACTGGTTGGTGTGGCCTATTTGTCACCAGCTCCTGACAAGCCAGCCTTTGTAGCAGTTGGCGATACGGTCAAAAAAGGACAGACCCTCATGATTATCGAAGCCATGAAGGTCATGAACGAAGTACCTGCTGACCGTGACGGCGTAGTCACAGAGATTTTGGTGGCCAACCAAGATGTTGTAGAATTTGGACAAGGATTGGTACGCATCAAATGA
- a CDS encoding enoyl-[acyl-carrier-protein] reductase FabK translates to MKTKITELLNIDYPIFQGGMAWVADGDLAGAVSNAGGLGIIGGGNAPKEVVKANIDKVKSITDKPFGVNIMLLSPFADDIVDLVIEEGVKVVTTGAGNPGKYMERLHAAGITVIPVVPSVALAKRMEKLGVDAVVAEGMEAGGHIGKLTTMTLVRQVVDAVSIPVIAAGGIADGAGAAAAFMLGAEAVQVGTRFVVATESNAHQAYKEKVLKAKDIDTTVSASIVGHPVRAIKNKLSSAYAAAEKDFLAGKISADAIEELGAGALRNAVVDGDVVNGSVMAGQIAGLVTKEETCEEILKDIYYGAAKVIREEASRWASVGE, encoded by the coding sequence ATGAAAACAAAGATTACAGAATTATTAAACATTGATTATCCGATTTTCCAAGGTGGGATGGCCTGGGTTGCTGATGGTGACTTGGCAGGTGCGGTTTCAAATGCTGGTGGTCTGGGAATCATCGGTGGTGGAAATGCTCCCAAGGAAGTTGTCAAGGCAAATATTGACAAGGTGAAGTCTATCACAGATAAGCCTTTCGGTGTCAATATCATGCTTTTGTCTCCTTTTGCGGATGACATTGTTGACTTGGTCATCGAAGAAGGTGTGAAAGTTGTTACCACAGGAGCAGGAAATCCAGGGAAGTATATGGAACGTCTCCATGCTGCAGGGATTACGGTTATTCCAGTGGTTCCAAGTGTCGCTTTGGCTAAACGCATGGAAAAACTGGGTGTGGATGCAGTCGTTGCAGAAGGGATGGAAGCAGGTGGTCACATCGGTAAACTGACAACTATGACCTTGGTTCGTCAGGTTGTGGATGCCGTATCCATTCCTGTTATTGCAGCAGGTGGTATCGCAGACGGTGCTGGTGCTGCTGCGGCCTTTATGTTGGGAGCAGAGGCGGTGCAAGTTGGAACTCGTTTTGTAGTAGCTACAGAGTCCAATGCCCATCAGGCTTATAAGGAAAAAGTTTTAAAAGCTAAGGATATTGATACAACTGTATCTGCTTCTATTGTTGGGCATCCTGTGAGAGCCATCAAGAATAAGTTGTCATCTGCTTATGCAGCTGCAGAGAAAGATTTCTTGGCAGGTAAAATTTCGGCAGATGCTATTGAAGAACTTGGTGCGGGAGCACTCCGCAATGCAGTTGTTGATGGTGATGTGGTCAATGGTTCAGTTATGGCAGGTCAGATTGCTGGTTTGGTGACTAAGGAAGAAACCTGTGAAGAAATTTTGAAAGATATCTATTATGGAGCAGCCAAAGTGATTAGAGAAGAGGCAAGCCGTTGGGCTTCGGTTGGAGAATAG
- a CDS encoding ketoacyl-ACP synthase III, with amino-acid sequence MRNHAKISQVAHYLPKKIVTNDDLAQQMDTSDEWIRSRTGIGQRHIVTGETTSDLASQVARKLLEKSQLDASEIDFIIVATITPDASMPSTAAMVQAAIGAKKAFAYDLVAACSGFVFALSTAEKLLASGVYKRGLVIGAETLSRSVDWSDRSTAVLFGDGAGGVLLEVCEQPSFLAEILRTDGGRGASLTAGIDQKETPFSTQSRQQPFIQMEGRAIFEFATRDVTATMAELLEQADMTVDRVDYFLLHQANIRILDKMARKLGVAREKFPANMDKYGNTSAASLPILLSECVESGMLRLDGSQTVLMAGFGGGLTWGTLLLQL; translated from the coding sequence ATGAGAAACCATGCTAAAATCAGTCAGGTGGCCCACTATCTTCCGAAGAAGATTGTGACCAATGATGATTTGGCCCAGCAAATGGATACCAGTGATGAGTGGATTCGTAGCCGTACAGGTATCGGTCAACGACACATTGTTACTGGAGAGACGACGAGTGATTTGGCTAGTCAAGTGGCTAGAAAATTACTGGAAAAGTCTCAGCTAGATGCTAGTGAAATTGATTTCATCATCGTAGCAACGATTACTCCAGATGCTTCAATGCCATCTACGGCAGCTATGGTTCAAGCAGCAATTGGCGCGAAAAAGGCTTTCGCCTATGATCTCGTTGCAGCTTGTTCAGGATTTGTTTTTGCGCTATCAACAGCGGAAAAATTACTTGCTTCAGGAGTCTATAAGAGAGGACTTGTCATTGGTGCAGAGACCCTATCTAGGTCTGTCGACTGGTCAGATCGATCAACGGCTGTTTTATTTGGAGATGGTGCTGGAGGAGTTTTGCTGGAAGTGTGTGAACAACCGAGCTTTTTAGCAGAAATCTTGCGAACGGATGGCGGTCGAGGTGCGAGTCTGACAGCAGGGATAGACCAGAAAGAGACGCCATTCTCGACACAAAGCCGTCAACAACCCTTTATCCAAATGGAGGGCAGAGCTATATTTGAATTTGCGACAAGGGATGTCACGGCAACCATGGCAGAGCTGCTAGAACAAGCTGATATGACTGTGGATCGTGTTGATTATTTCTTGCTCCATCAAGCCAATATACGTATTCTGGATAAGATGGCTCGTAAATTGGGAGTGGCGCGTGAAAAATTTCCAGCAAATATGGATAAATATGGCAACACCAGCGCAGCAAGTCTTCCTATTCTCTTATCAGAATGTGTAGAGAGCGGAATGTTGCGATTGGATGGAAGCCAGACTGTTCTCATGGCTGGTTTCGGTGGAGGCCTCACATGGGGAACTCTACTCTTACAACTTTAG
- the fabD gene encoding [acyl-carrier-protein] S-malonyltransferase produces the protein MTKTAFLFAGQGAQTLGMARDLYDTYPIVKETYDQASQILGYDVRDLIDHQEDKLNQTRYTQPAILTTSLAIYRLLAEKGIKPDMVAGLSLGEYAALVASGALAFEDAISLIAKRGEFMETAAPAGTGKMVAVLNADVSLIEEVCSSVTSGIVSPANYNTPAQIVIGGEVAAVDEAVELLKEAGVKRMIPLNVSGPFHTALLRPASEQLAQALEEVEFADFQVDLVGNTEAKVMKKEDIKSLLTRQVMEPVRFYESIATMQAAGVTKFIEIGPGKVLAGFIKKIDKTADVMTVEDEASLQGLLASQ, from the coding sequence ATGACAAAGACAGCTTTTCTTTTTGCAGGTCAAGGGGCTCAGACACTCGGTATGGCCCGTGACCTCTATGACACCTATCCCATTGTCAAGGAAACTTACGACCAGGCTAGTCAGATTCTGGGATATGATGTGCGGGACTTGATTGACCATCAGGAAGACAAGCTCAACCAGACCCGCTATACCCAGCCTGCGATTTTGACAACTTCCCTTGCGATTTATCGCTTATTGGCAGAAAAAGGGATTAAACCCGACATGGTGGCTGGTTTGTCCTTGGGAGAATACGCAGCCTTAGTTGCTTCAGGTGCTCTGGCCTTTGAAGATGCAATTTCCTTGATTGCCAAACGGGGTGAGTTTATGGAAACGGCTGCACCAGCAGGGACTGGGAAGATGGTCGCTGTCCTCAATGCAGATGTTAGCCTGATCGAAGAGGTCTGTTCATCAGTTACCTCTGGGATTGTTTCCCCAGCCAACTACAACACACCAGCCCAAATCGTTATCGGTGGAGAGGTAGCAGCTGTGGATGAGGCGGTTGAATTGCTGAAGGAAGCTGGTGTCAAACGGATGATTCCCCTCAATGTGTCGGGGCCTTTCCATACGGCTCTCTTGCGTCCAGCGTCGGAGCAACTGGCTCAGGCTCTGGAAGAGGTGGAGTTTGCGGACTTCCAAGTAGACTTGGTTGGCAATACAGAAGCCAAGGTCATGAAAAAAGAAGACATCAAGTCTCTCTTGACCCGTCAGGTCATGGAGCCTGTTCGCTTTTACGAGTCCATCGCAACCATGCAGGCGGCTGGTGTGACCAAGTTTATCGAAATCGGTCCGGGTAAGGTCTTGGCAGGATTTATCAAGAAGATTGATAAGACGGCTGATGTTATGACAGTGGAAGATGAGGCTAGTTTGCAAGGTTTGTTGGCCAGCCAATAA
- the fabF gene encoding beta-ketoacyl-[acyl-carrier-protein] synthase II produces the protein MTKLNRVVVTGYGLTSPIGNTPEEFWDSLVNGKVGIGKITKFDTSEYTVHNAAEIKDFPFDKYFVKKDTNRYDNYSLYALYAAREAVTNAGLDTEAVDSDRFGVILSTGIGGILEIEEQVARMNEKGPKRIRPMALPKALPNMAAGNIAMQVGANGVCKCVITACASSNDALGEAFREIKFGFQDVILAGGSEAAITPFAIGGFQALTAMSTTEDPSRASIPFDKDRNGFVMGEGAAVLVLESLEHAEARGATILAEIVGYGNTCDAHHMTSPHPEGLGAIKAMKLAISEAGLEPADIDYINAHGTSTPANEKGESQAIVSVFGKNTPVSSTKSFTGHLLGAAGAVEAAAVIEAMRHSYAPKTAGTTELSDYIEADVIYGQGRDMEIRHAISNTFGFGGHNSVIAFKRWEA, from the coding sequence ATGACAAAACTAAATCGTGTAGTGGTGACAGGCTACGGTCTGACATCTCCAATTGGAAATACACCAGAAGAATTCTGGGATAGCCTGGTCAATGGTAAGGTTGGTATCGGAAAGATTACCAAGTTTGACACTAGTGAATATACTGTCCATAATGCAGCGGAAATTAAGGATTTTCCTTTTGACAAATACTTCGTTAAAAAAGATACCAACCGTTATGACAATTACTCCCTCTATGCTCTCTATGCAGCTCGTGAGGCAGTAACTAATGCTGGTCTGGATACAGAAGCCGTTGACAGCGACCGTTTCGGTGTTATCTTGTCAACTGGTATCGGTGGGATTTTGGAAATCGAAGAGCAGGTTGCTCGCATGAACGAAAAAGGACCAAAACGCATTCGTCCTATGGCACTCCCAAAAGCTTTGCCAAACATGGCGGCAGGAAATATTGCCATGCAGGTCGGTGCCAATGGTGTCTGCAAGTGTGTCATCACAGCCTGTGCTTCGTCAAATGATGCCTTGGGTGAAGCCTTCCGTGAAATCAAGTTTGGTTTCCAAGATGTCATATTGGCAGGTGGTTCAGAAGCGGCGATTACGCCTTTTGCAATCGGTGGTTTCCAGGCTTTGACAGCTATGTCGACGACTGAGGATCCAAGTCGTGCTTCCATTCCTTTTGACAAGGACCGTAATGGTTTTGTCATGGGAGAAGGTGCTGCGGTCTTGGTCTTGGAAAGTTTGGAGCATGCAGAAGCACGTGGGGCAACCATCTTGGCTGAAATCGTTGGCTATGGAAATACCTGCGATGCCCACCACATGACCTCTCCACACCCAGAAGGTTTGGGTGCTATTAAGGCTATGAAGTTGGCCATTTCAGAAGCTGGTTTGGAGCCAGCTGATATTGACTACATCAATGCACACGGTACTTCGACACCGGCCAATGAAAAAGGAGAAAGTCAAGCTATCGTATCCGTCTTCGGCAAGAACACGCCAGTTTCTTCCACCAAGTCCTTCACAGGTCACTTGTTGGGGGCGGCAGGTGCCGTTGAGGCAGCGGCTGTTATTGAGGCTATGCGTCATTCTTACGCACCGAAGACAGCAGGTACGACGGAATTATCTGACTACATCGAGGCAGATGTTATCTATGGTCAAGGTCGTGACATGGAAATCCGTCATGCCATTTCAAATACATTTGGCTTTGGAGGTCACAACTCGGTGATTGCTTTCAAACGTTGGGAGGCTTAA
- a CDS encoding acetyl-CoA carboxylase carboxyltransferase subunit beta, with translation MALFRKKDKYIRINPNRSRIESAPQAKPEVPDELFSKCPACKVILYKNDLGLEKTCQHCSYNFRITAQERLALTVDDGSFEELFTGIETKNPLDFPNYLEKLAATRQKTGLDEAVLTGKATIGGQPVALGIMDSHFIMASMGTVVGEKITCLFELAIEERLPVVLFTASGGARMQEGIMSLMQMAKISAAVKRHSNAGLFYLTVLTDPTTGGVTASFAMEGDIILAEPQTLVGFAGRRVIESTVRENLPDDFQKAEFLQEHGFVDAIVKRQDLPATISRLLRMHGGVR, from the coding sequence ATGGCTTTGTTTCGCAAAAAGGACAAATATATCCGCATCAATCCCAATCGTTCGCGGATAGAGTCAGCACCTCAAGCAAAGCCAGAGGTGCCAGATGAACTATTTTCCAAATGTCCTGCTTGTAAGGTCATTCTTTACAAGAATGATTTGGGATTAGAGAAAACCTGTCAACACTGTTCCTATAATTTTCGGATTACAGCCCAGGAACGCCTGGCATTGACAGTTGATGACGGTTCGTTTGAGGAATTGTTTACAGGGATTGAAACCAAAAATCCCTTGGACTTCCCCAATTATTTAGAGAAATTGGCAGCCACCCGTCAAAAAACGGGCTTGGATGAAGCAGTTTTGACAGGCAAGGCGACAATCGGTGGTCAGCCAGTTGCCCTTGGAATCATGGATTCGCATTTTATCATGGCTTCAATGGGAACGGTGGTCGGTGAGAAAATTACCTGCCTCTTTGAGTTGGCGATTGAAGAGCGTTTGCCAGTTGTCCTCTTTACCGCATCTGGCGGTGCTCGCATGCAGGAAGGCATTATGAGCCTGATGCAGATGGCTAAGATTTCGGCAGCTGTAAAACGCCATTCTAACGCTGGCCTCTTTTACCTGACGGTCTTGACAGACCCCACAACAGGAGGTGTGACAGCTAGTTTTGCCATGGAAGGCGATATTATCCTAGCAGAACCGCAGACCTTGGTTGGTTTTGCAGGACGGCGGGTTATTGAGTCAACCGTTCGGGAAAATCTACCTGACGATTTCCAAAAGGCTGAATTTTTACAAGAACATGGCTTTGTTGATGCTATTGTCAAACGACAGGACTTGCCAGCGACCATCAGTCGCTTGCTGAGAATGCATGGAGGTGTCAGATGA
- a CDS encoding MarR family transcriptional regulator translates to MEDPKVNEYLTAIFNNVLVIEETSLRGSRFNDISIKEMHTIDVIGSIDGATPSDVARTLMVTLGTVTTSLNNLERKGYVERIRSTKDRRVVHLYLTKKGRLVYRLHQRFHNEMVKQITDGMDDAEYQVMKKGLMKLYHFLEDLK, encoded by the coding sequence TTGGAAGATCCAAAAGTAAATGAATATCTAACGGCCATTTTTAACAATGTGTTGGTGATTGAAGAAACAAGTCTGCGTGGTAGCCGATTCAATGATATTTCGATTAAGGAAATGCACACGATTGATGTGATAGGAAGTATTGATGGAGCTACTCCGAGTGATGTTGCTCGGACTTTGATGGTAACCTTGGGTACTGTTACAACTAGCTTGAACAATTTGGAAAGAAAAGGATATGTTGAGCGTATTCGTTCGACCAAAGATCGGCGAGTTGTTCATCTCTATCTGACCAAAAAAGGTCGACTGGTCTATCGTTTACATCAACGATTTCACAATGAAATGGTGAAACAGATTACAGATGGCATGGATGATGCAGAGTATCAGGTAATGAAGAAAGGACTCATGAAACTCTATCACTTCTTGGAGGATTTGAAATGA
- a CDS encoding enoyl-CoA hydratase (Catalyzes the reversible hydration of unsaturated fatty acyl-CoA to beta-hydroxyacyl-CoA): protein MAYQTIRYEVIDSVAILTLNRPEVANGFNIPMCEEILEAIRLAEGDASVKILQIQAQGSIFSVGGDLVEMKRAVDDDDIASLVKIAELVNDISFAMKKLSKVVIMVTDGAVAGAAANMAVAADFVIASSKTKFIQAFVGVGLAPDAGGLFLLSRAIGANRASHLAMTGEGLSADKALEYGIIYKLAEPEKLEKTVAQVIKKLLRGSVNSYAAIKQLTWESQFKDWESYRRLELDLQETLAYKEDFKEGVRAHAERRRPVFTGD, encoded by the coding sequence ATGGCCTACCAAACAATTCGTTATGAAGTAATTGATTCCGTAGCGATTCTAACTTTAAACAGACCGGAAGTGGCAAATGGTTTTAATATTCCTATGTGTGAAGAAATCTTAGAAGCAATCCGCCTTGCAGAAGGGGATGCCTCCGTCAAAATTTTACAAATTCAAGCACAGGGTTCCATTTTCTCCGTGGGTGGAGATTTAGTTGAGATGAAGCGTGCAGTTGATGATGATGATATTGCTTCTTTAGTAAAAATAGCAGAGCTGGTGAATGATATTTCGTTTGCGATGAAGAAATTGTCTAAAGTGGTCATTATGGTGACGGATGGAGCAGTGGCTGGAGCCGCGGCTAATATGGCAGTGGCAGCTGATTTTGTTATTGCCTCCAGCAAGACAAAATTCATCCAAGCCTTTGTAGGCGTTGGACTTGCGCCGGATGCGGGGGGGCTCTTTCTACTGAGTCGTGCTATTGGGGCTAATCGTGCTAGTCACTTGGCGATGACTGGAGAGGGCTTATCAGCGGATAAGGCTTTAGAATATGGGATTATTTATAAATTGGCAGAGCCAGAAAAACTAGAAAAGACAGTTGCCCAGGTCATAAAAAAACTCTTGCGAGGCTCAGTAAATTCTTATGCAGCAATCAAACAACTGACATGGGAAAGTCAATTTAAAGACTGGGAGTCTTATCGCCGATTGGAGCTGGATTTGCAAGAAACATTGGCCTATAAAGAGGATTTTAAAGAGGGAGTTCGAGCGCATGCAGAACGACGTAGACCAGTGTTTACGGGAGATTAA
- a CDS encoding acyl carrier protein — MAVFEKVQEIIVEELGKDAEEVTLTTTFEDLDADSLDLFQVISEIEDAFDIQIDTEEGLTTVGDLVAYVEEKTK, encoded by the coding sequence ATGGCAGTATTTGAAAAAGTACAGGAAATCATCGTTGAAGAATTGGGTAAGGATGCTGAAGAAGTAACTCTTACAACAACCTTTGAAGATTTGGACGCAGATTCATTGGATCTTTTCCAAGTTATCTCTGAAATCGAAGATGCATTCGACATCCAAATCGACACTGAAGAAGGTTTGACTACTGTAGGCGATTTGGTTGCCTACGTTGAAGAAAAAACAAAATAA
- the fabG gene encoding 3-oxoacyl-[acyl-carrier-protein] reductase, whose amino-acid sequence MELTNKNVFVTGSSRGIGLAIAHKFASLGANVVLNGRGQLGQDLLDSFADYGVKVVAISGDISSSADAKRMVAEAVEALGSVDILVNNAGITKDGMALRMTEEDFESVLSINLTGTFNMTQAVLKPMTKAREGAIINLSSVVGLTGNAGQANYAASKAGVIGFTKSIAREVASRNVRVNAIAPGFIQSDMTDVLSDKIKDAMLGQIPMKRFGATEEVADVAVFLAKQEYLTGQVIAVDGGLTMQ is encoded by the coding sequence ATGGAATTAACAAATAAAAATGTTTTTGTAACAGGTTCAAGTCGAGGAATTGGCTTGGCCATTGCCCATAAATTTGCTAGTCTTGGTGCTAATGTGGTGCTAAATGGTCGTGGTCAGCTGGGTCAGGACTTGCTGGATAGCTTTGCAGATTACGGTGTCAAAGTAGTTGCGATTTCAGGCGATATTTCCAGTTCGGCAGATGCCAAACGGATGGTGGCTGAGGCAGTTGAGGCTCTTGGTAGCGTCGATATCTTGGTCAACAATGCAGGAATTACCAAAGACGGCATGGCTCTGCGAATGACGGAAGAGGATTTCGAGAGCGTTTTGAGTATCAATCTAACAGGGACCTTTAACATGACCCAGGCTGTTTTGAAACCTATGACCAAGGCGCGTGAAGGTGCTATTATCAACCTTTCCAGTGTGGTCGGTCTGACTGGGAATGCTGGCCAGGCCAACTATGCCGCTTCTAAGGCAGGTGTTATCGGCTTTACAAAATCCATTGCCCGTGAAGTCGCTAGTCGCAATGTTCGTGTCAATGCTATCGCACCAGGCTTTATCCAGTCAGATATGACAGATGTTCTATCTGACAAAATCAAGGATGCCATGTTGGGACAAATTCCTATGAAACGCTTTGGTGCGACAGAAGAAGTGGCAGATGTCGCTGTATTCTTAGCCAAGCAAGAATATCTAACTGGACAAGTGATTGCGGTTGACGGCGGCTTGACCATGCAATAA
- a CDS encoding HAD family phosphatase yields the protein MVKAIIFDMDGVLFDTETFYFQRRADFLATKGLSVDHLDPSIFVGGRASQIWQRILGDDYDNWDVPALEEEYRVYKEKRPTPYAERIFPEVKAVLERLTIQGILVVLASNTDRSDIERALLDAGIRSHFSHVFSAMDCEAPKPDPAVYVKAASATGVAKSDILVFEDSAKGIEAAKKAGLTVWAIRDQHYGIDQSKADKLVDNLEEAFDLLRF from the coding sequence ATGGTAAAAGCAATTATTTTCGACATGGATGGTGTACTTTTTGATACAGAAACATTCTATTTTCAACGTCGAGCGGATTTTTTAGCGACAAAAGGTTTATCGGTTGATCATTTGGATCCATCTATATTTGTCGGTGGAAGGGCTAGTCAAATTTGGCAACGGATTTTAGGGGATGATTATGATAACTGGGATGTCCCTGCCTTGGAAGAAGAATATCGTGTGTATAAAGAAAAGCGACCAACCCCTTATGCAGAGCGGATTTTTCCTGAAGTTAAAGCGGTATTGGAGAGACTAACTATCCAAGGTATTCTTGTAGTTTTGGCTTCAAATACCGACCGTTCAGATATCGAACGTGCTCTACTAGATGCTGGTATACGCTCTCACTTTAGTCATGTTTTCTCAGCGATGGATTGTGAGGCCCCAAAACCAGATCCCGCGGTTTATGTGAAAGCAGCCAGTGCAACAGGAGTAGCTAAATCGGACATTTTAGTATTTGAAGATAGTGCGAAGGGGATTGAAGCGGCTAAAAAAGCAGGTTTGACAGTTTGGGCTATTCGAGACCAGCATTATGGAATTGATCAGTCGAAAGCAGATAAATTGGTAGACAATCTTGAAGAGGCCTTTGACTTATTGCGATTTTAA
- the fabZ gene encoding 3-hydroxyacyl-[acyl-carrier-protein] dehydratase FabZ, producing the protein MIDIVKIKEALPHRYPMLLVDRVLEVSEDEIVALKNVTINEPFFNGHFPDYPVMPGVLIMEALAQTAGVLELSKEENKGKLVFYAGMDKVKFKKQVVPGDQLIMTAKFVKRRGTIAVVEAKAEVDGKLAASGVLTFAIGK; encoded by the coding sequence ATGATTGATATTGTAAAAATTAAAGAGGCTCTTCCTCATCGCTACCCTATGCTCCTGGTCGATCGTGTCCTTGAAGTATCAGAAGATGAGATTGTCGCCCTTAAAAATGTGACCATTAACGAGCCCTTCTTCAACGGGCATTTCCCAGACTATCCTGTTATGCCAGGCGTTCTCATCATGGAGGCTTTGGCTCAAACCGCAGGTGTCTTGGAGTTATCAAAGGAAGAAAACAAGGGCAAGCTGGTTTTTTATGCCGGCATGGACAAGGTTAAATTTAAGAAGCAGGTTGTACCTGGTGACCAGTTGATCATGACAGCTAAATTTGTCAAACGCCGTGGAACCATTGCGGTCGTTGAGGCAAAGGCAGAGGTGGACGGAAAACTAGCTGCGTCGGGGGTGTTGACTTTTGCTATTGGAAAATAA